The following is a genomic window from Fluviispira vulneris.
TCGCCTGTTCTTGCGTCCATGACCATACATGCAGCTTCTATCCCTGCAGAATCTGTTAATGTGTAACGTGAAATTCTATTACTCACAGTAAGATTAAATTTTTTTAAATATGACTGCAATTTATTAATAAATTTTCTTCCCTCGTGCACTCGTTTTGGAATTTCTCCATTTACTTTTTGTACGTGGATTTCATCACCAACTTTCAAAATATAATTTAAACTTTCTAAATCTGTTTCTTTACTTCGTCCAGCATGCAATGCCCATGAAATATCTTCAGCCAAAAGTAAGCCAATGCCTTTTTGGGTTACAATACCTACAGCACGCAATTCATCATCAATACTTGTTACAATGGCAATGTCAGATTCATTTTCTGTGATTTTTTCTTTAACTGGAGAGTTGATAAGTTTTGTAATAGCATCTTGAAAATCATCACCATGACGTTTAATTGCGCCTTTGAATCCTTTTCTGCCTTCATATTGTTTAGAAAAATTCTGTATTGCAGTCTGAGCTGCAATTTGAATTTTTGAATTTAAAGTTGTGTAAATAGATAAACCACTTGTTTCAATATTTTCAATTTCAAGTTGATTCGAGAGTTGCTTTTTTACTTCAGCAACGAAATATGGGGCAATTTTATTGTTAAGTGATTCTGCTTTGTAAACAACAATTTTATCTTTAAGAGCTTTTTCATACTCTCTTTGAGTGATCATATCCTTTTTTAACATACGATCTAGAACATAAGCTTGGCGTATTTTAGCCACTTCAATATTATCTGTAGGGTCATATGTGGATGGGGCTGGTGTGAGACCCGCAATTAATGCTGCTTCTGCCAAAGAAAGTTTAAGATTTGACTTTTTAAAGTAATTTTCAGCTGCAGCCTCAACACCATAGGCTCCATTGCCTAGATAAATAGTATTTAAATACAACTCAAGGATTTTGTCTTTCGTAAAAGATTGCTCTATTTTACGAGCCATTAATATATCTTTTATTTTACGAGTTATTGTTCTTTCTCTTGTTAATAATATATTTTTTGCCAACTGCTGAGTGATTGTACTTCCACCCTGTCTTTGATTTGAAAAGGTAATAAAGTGATAAAAAGCACGTAAAAAACCCTTAAAATCAAGGCCTTTATGACTATAAAAATCGGCATCTTCCGCTGCTATAAATGCATTTTTTAGAAATGGTGACATCTCACTTAAAAGGACTGGATAGCGCCTTTCTTCAAAAAGCTCTGCAATTTTCATACCATCTTGACTATAGAGGACTGTTGGTAGTGCGGGTTCATAATTTGCTAATTTTTCAATACTAGGAAGTGATCTATCGATTTTATAGACCTTATAAATAACCAAAAAGGTAAAAAGTGCTAAGATAAAAACAATCAATTTCCTTTTTCGCGTAGACAAATATTTTATAAAGTACTTATTCTCTTTCACATGTTGAATGAGCTTATCATAAAACTTTCTAAGCATCAGTTATTCCTTAATAAAGCAGTTTTTTCAACGCAAAGCATGTGAAATCGTTTTACAAAGTTAAATTTCGGCAGTCAAACCCTTGAAAATGAGAAAGAACTTAAAAAAAAATATAAGCACCTGTTATTACTTAATTTATATTACGAAACCCATTATAAAAATCATCCTATCAAGTTAAAAAGAGTTCTGGCAAGCCCATACAAGTTGCAGTAAGCTGAATTCGAGGGTTAAAATTGCCTTTTCTTAAGTTAATCGTAGAGGATTTTTTCAATGACAAATCAAAAAGCTGAGTTAAGTGAACAGGCTCATTCACACCACAATCACGATAATTGTAATCATGAACATCATACTGATCATGGTTGTAAAAATGACCAAAACCATGAACATGGAAAATGCAATCACCACCATGAACACAACCATGAACATGGAAAATGCAGCCACAACCATGAACACAACCATGAACATGGAAAATGCAATCACAACCATGAACACCACCATGAACATGGAAAATGCAATCACCACCATGACCATGAAGGACATTCTCACGAACCTAAAGAGCGTTACAACAGATATTCTTATACAGACGAAGAAATTGTTGAATTTTCAAAAAATTCCACAGATGATTTAATTGAACTGGTAAATAGCTTTCTTACAGAAGAAATATATGGAAAAGCTGTACCTCTCCTCGAAATTATATTTCTAAGACTTAGCTCAGATAAAAATAATATTGATTCTGAAAATATTTTTTCCACAAAACACCATTTAGCACTTGCTTATGGAATTATCGGTGAACATAGCAAATCGATTCCACTGTGGAAAGAAGTTATAAAATCCCTTGAAAAAGAAGAAGATACATCTGAAACATTGGAAGCATATTACAATGCAGCTCTTTCAGCAGAACAAGCACAAAATGAAAAAGAGTATGTCACATTTATAACAAAAGGTCTTCAAATCGCAAAAGATAATAATTTTGAGGATTGGGAGGCAGCCTTTGAACATGAGCTTGGTATCCATAATATGGACAAAAGTGATTATGGAGTAGCAGAAGAAAAGTTTAATCGTGCTTTATCGATTAGAGCAAAGATTGAAGACGAAGAAGGTATTATTATCACACAGTATCACTTAGCATCCCTTTATGAAGCTAAGAA
Proteins encoded in this region:
- a CDS encoding tetratricopeptide repeat protein; the encoded protein is MTNQKAELSEQAHSHHNHDNCNHEHHTDHGCKNDQNHEHGKCNHHHEHNHEHGKCSHNHEHNHEHGKCNHNHEHHHEHGKCNHHHDHEGHSHEPKERYNRYSYTDEEIVEFSKNSTDDLIELVNSFLTEEIYGKAVPLLEIIFLRLSSDKNNIDSENIFSTKHHLALAYGIIGEHSKSIPLWKEVIKSLEKEEDTSETLEAYYNAALSAEQAQNEKEYVTFITKGLQIAKDNNFEDWEAAFEHELGIHNMDKSDYGVAEEKFNRALSIRAKIEDEEGIIITQYHLASLYEAKKEIERAKKLYEETLALTKKECIREHVEHERSLIEERLSLINNAQLQSKLLKF
- a CDS encoding penicillin-binding protein 1A, with translation MLRKFYDKLIQHVKENKYFIKYLSTRKRKLIVFILALFTFLVIYKVYKIDRSLPSIEKLANYEPALPTVLYSQDGMKIAELFEERRYPVLLSEMSPFLKNAFIAAEDADFYSHKGLDFKGFLRAFYHFITFSNQRQGGSTITQQLAKNILLTRERTITRKIKDILMARKIEQSFTKDKILELYLNTIYLGNGAYGVEAAAENYFKKSNLKLSLAEAALIAGLTPAPSTYDPTDNIEVAKIRQAYVLDRMLKKDMITQREYEKALKDKIVVYKAESLNNKIAPYFVAEVKKQLSNQLEIENIETSGLSIYTTLNSKIQIAAQTAIQNFSKQYEGRKGFKGAIKRHGDDFQDAITKLINSPVKEKITENESDIAIVTSIDDELRAVGIVTQKGIGLLLAEDISWALHAGRSKETDLESLNYILKVGDEIHVQKVNGEIPKRVHEGRKFINKLQSYLKKFNLTVSNRISRYTLTDSAGIEAACMVMDARTGDVLAMVGGENFNQTQFNRATQAERQVGSSVKPLYYSFAIDNGFSPASLIDSPLIDFDGWQPENYDGEETGRVTLRNSLAFSLNIPSIFLFHSIGATKISKQLNRFGFNWPASDLSLALGSGSSTLIKMVQAYSIFANQGKLTQAFYIQEVVDRKGNVIYSSKDKKIYASPVNPQMVEDAPYLPGKVTNRQEDPSSLQMISPQAAFVTLDLLKAVVRIGTGIPVQGISHLVGGKTGTTNGNTDAWFMGVSAQLVAGVWVGYDDNSKTLGGGGTGSGMAAPIWKSLMLTAVKVYPQNENPKPPGIHEIRVDKETGEYSNTINSINVYVIDGTEPGGIYSKNAFEDSQSEILNNSHLETKPDKDHELPEGVPNPSTSGSLKHKPNNY